The following proteins are encoded in a genomic region of Aptenodytes patagonicus chromosome 13, bAptPat1.pri.cur, whole genome shotgun sequence:
- the LOC143166448 gene encoding hemoglobin subunit pi, translated as MTLTQAEKAAVVTIWAKVATQADAIGAESLERLFSSYPQTKTYFPHFDLSQGSAQLRGHGSKVMNAIGEAVKHIDDIRGALAKLSELHAYILRVDPVNFKLLSHCILCSVAARYPSDFTPEVHAAWDKFLSSVSSVLTEKYR; from the exons ATGACGCTGACTCAAGCCGAGAAGGCCGCCGTGGTCACCATCTGGGCAAAGGTGGCTACCCAAGCCGATGCCATTGGGGCAGAATCATTGGAGAG GCTTTTCTCCAGCTACCCCCAGACGAAAACCTACTTCCCTCACTTTGATCTCAGCCAAGGCTCAGCTCAGCTTCGTGGTCATGGCTCCAAGGTCATGAATGCCATCGGGGAAGCTGTGAAGCACATTGATGACATTAGAGGCGCTTTGGCCAAACTCAGTGAGCTGCATGCTTACATCCTCAGGGTGGACCCAGTGAACTTCAAG CTGCTTTCCCACTGTATCCTGTGCTCCGTGGCTGCCCGCTATCCCAGTGACTTCACCCCAGAAGTTCATGCTGCGTGGGACAAGTTCCTGTCCAGTGTTTCCTCTGTTCTGACTGAGAAGTACAGATAA